The following proteins are encoded in a genomic region of Protaetiibacter sp. SSC-01:
- a CDS encoding acyl-CoA dehydrogenase, whose amino-acid sequence MTRTDAVTQTPEAATVDLPDEVATPRSAASESAELTVDVAWLGEYLLGRWAEDRKASRALASRPEFWYQGGLTLDEHRTRVLGQLHRLVEEDAVHRAFPTRFGGRDDHGGNIAAFEELVLADPSLQIKSGVQWGLFAAAILHLGTEYHHEKFLPAAMSLEVPGAFAMTEIGHGSDVASVATTATYDPDTDEWVINTPFRAAWKDYLGNAALHGRAATVFAQLITGGVNYGVHAIYVPIRDEKGQLLPGVQSEDDGLKGGLNGIDNGRLAFDHVRVPRTNLLNRYGDVDENGVYTSPIESPGRRFFTMLGTLVQGRVSLDGASTLASKLALHIAITYGTQRRQFTGGTSDEEVLLDYGRHQRRLLPRLAQTYAMSFAHEEFLDLFDRVFSGVEDTTETREDLETIAAALKPLSTWGALDILQEAREACGGSGFMAENRLTQLRSDLDIYATFEGDNNVLLQLVAKRLLTDYAKKFKNADAGAMAQYVAGQVGEATVNRTGLRQLGQAIADFGSTARSVGFVRDEASQRQLLTDRVHTAVAELAGKLRPASKLSPVDAAALFNRYQNDLIKTARAHGELLQWEAFTRALAKVPEGDTKQVLTWLRDLFGLGLIEKDAAWYLTHGRLSGQRAAAITAYIDDRLLPRIRAHALDLVGAFGLTPELVRAPIASGVEQQRQDEARGYYAELRASGEAPVDEKTLRKQKAAKK is encoded by the coding sequence ATGACGCGCACCGACGCCGTAACCCAGACCCCCGAGGCCGCCACCGTCGACCTGCCCGACGAGGTGGCCACGCCCCGCAGCGCAGCGAGCGAGTCGGCCGAGCTCACGGTCGACGTCGCGTGGCTCGGAGAGTACCTGCTCGGCCGCTGGGCCGAGGACCGCAAGGCGTCCCGCGCCCTCGCCTCGCGCCCCGAGTTCTGGTACCAGGGCGGGCTGACGCTCGACGAGCACCGCACCCGCGTGCTCGGCCAGCTGCACCGCCTCGTCGAGGAGGACGCCGTGCACCGCGCCTTCCCGACGCGCTTCGGCGGCCGCGACGACCACGGCGGCAACATCGCCGCGTTCGAGGAGCTCGTGCTCGCCGACCCGTCGCTGCAGATCAAGTCGGGCGTGCAGTGGGGCCTCTTCGCCGCCGCGATCCTGCACCTCGGCACCGAATACCACCACGAGAAGTTCCTGCCCGCGGCCATGAGCCTCGAGGTGCCGGGCGCCTTCGCGATGACGGAGATCGGCCACGGCTCGGATGTCGCCTCGGTCGCCACGACCGCGACCTACGACCCCGACACCGACGAGTGGGTCATCAACACCCCGTTCCGCGCCGCGTGGAAGGACTACCTCGGCAACGCGGCCCTTCACGGCCGTGCGGCGACCGTCTTCGCGCAGCTCATCACTGGTGGCGTCAACTACGGCGTGCACGCGATCTACGTGCCCATCCGCGACGAGAAGGGCCAGCTCCTCCCCGGCGTGCAGAGCGAGGACGACGGCCTCAAGGGCGGTCTCAACGGCATCGACAACGGCCGCCTCGCGTTCGACCACGTGCGCGTTCCCCGCACCAACCTGCTCAACCGCTACGGCGATGTCGACGAGAACGGCGTCTACACCTCGCCCATCGAGAGCCCCGGCCGCCGTTTCTTCACGATGCTCGGCACGCTCGTGCAGGGTCGCGTGTCGCTCGACGGCGCCTCGACGCTCGCGTCGAAGCTCGCGCTGCACATCGCGATCACCTATGGCACGCAGCGCCGGCAGTTCACGGGTGGCACGAGCGACGAGGAGGTGCTGCTCGACTACGGGCGCCACCAGCGCCGCCTGCTGCCGCGCCTCGCGCAGACCTACGCGATGTCGTTCGCGCACGAGGAGTTCCTCGACCTCTTCGACCGCGTCTTCTCGGGCGTCGAGGACACGACCGAGACCCGCGAGGACCTCGAGACGATCGCGGCGGCCCTCAAGCCGCTCTCCACGTGGGGTGCGCTCGACATCCTGCAGGAGGCCCGCGAGGCGTGCGGCGGCTCCGGCTTCATGGCCGAGAACCGTCTCACCCAGCTGCGCAGCGACCTCGACATCTACGCGACCTTCGAGGGCGACAACAACGTGCTCCTGCAGCTCGTCGCCAAGCGCCTGCTGACCGACTACGCCAAGAAGTTCAAGAACGCGGATGCCGGGGCGATGGCCCAGTACGTCGCCGGCCAGGTGGGTGAGGCCACCGTCAACCGCACGGGCCTCCGCCAGCTCGGCCAGGCGATCGCCGACTTCGGCTCGACCGCCCGCTCCGTCGGCTTCGTGCGCGACGAGGCGTCGCAGCGCCAGCTGCTCACCGACCGCGTGCACACGGCCGTCGCGGAGCTCGCCGGGAAGCTGCGCCCCGCATCCAAGCTGTCGCCGGTCGACGCGGCTGCGCTCTTCAACCGCTACCAGAACGACCTCATCAAGACGGCGCGCGCCCACGGCGAACTGCTGCAGTGGGAGGCGTTCACGCGGGCGCTCGCGAAGGTGCCCGAGGGCGACACGAAGCAGGTGCTCACGTGGCTGCGCGACCTGTTCGGCCTCGGCCTCATCGAGAAGGATGCCGCGTGGTACCTCACGCACGGCCGCCTCTCGGGCCAGCGCGCGGCCGCCATCACGGCGTACATCGACGACCGTCTGCTGCCCCGCATCCGGGCCCACGCGCTCGACCTCGTCGGCGCCTTCGGCCTCACGCCCGAGCTCGTGCGCGCGCCGATCGCGTCGGGTGTCGAGCAGCAGCGGCAGGACGAGGCCCGCGGCTACTACGCCGAGCTCCGCGCCTCGGGCGAGGCGCCCGTCGACGAGAAGACGCTCAGGAAGCAGAAGGCCGCGAAGAAGTAG
- the recQ gene encoding DNA helicase RecQ translates to MPAPLDVLHRVFGYSEFRGEQAAIIDQVVGGGDAVVLMPTGGGKSLCYQVPALVREGTGVVISPLIALMQDQVDALEALGVRAAFLNSTQDADARRLVEQQLVAGELDLLYLAPERLGLEGTLGLLERAKVALFAIDEAHCVSQWGHDFRPDYLRLSVLHERWPDVPRIALTATATEATRREIVERLDLRGARQFVSSFDRPNIQYRIEPKNQPLAQLLQLIRTEHPGDAGIVYCLSRASVEKTADALVAEGIAALPYHAGLDAGVRARNQARFLREDGIVMVATIAFGMGIDKPDVRFVAHLDLPKSVEGYYQETGRAGRDGLPSTAWLAYGLQDVVQQRRMIQESEGDAAFKRRASQHLDAMLALCETVECRRVQLLGYFGQASEPCGNCDTCLAPPEAWDGTVPAQKLLSTIVRLYRERNQRFGAGHLIDILLGRETERVRQQRHDELRTFGIGGELSEQEWRGVVRQLLAQGLLAVNTDGYGTLVITEASGEVLSGSRQVMLRREPERAVKKAKRTAGAELPSQAQPLFERLRSWRAEVAREQGVPAYIVFGDATLRGIAVTEPATLEQLATVSGVGEKKLEAYGDAVLAIVRGEEADAAPAAPAPAVASVAARARTASAPVSARADSAYDDDLPPLTDDDAPPLYE, encoded by the coding sequence ATGCCCGCCCCCCTCGATGTGCTCCACCGTGTCTTCGGCTACTCCGAGTTCCGCGGCGAGCAGGCGGCCATCATCGACCAGGTCGTGGGCGGCGGCGACGCCGTCGTGCTCATGCCCACGGGCGGCGGCAAGTCGCTCTGCTACCAGGTGCCCGCGCTCGTGCGCGAGGGCACGGGCGTCGTCATCTCGCCCCTCATCGCGCTCATGCAAGACCAGGTCGACGCGCTCGAGGCGCTCGGCGTGCGGGCCGCGTTCCTCAACTCCACGCAAGACGCGGATGCGCGCCGCCTCGTCGAGCAGCAGCTCGTCGCGGGTGAGCTCGACCTGCTCTACCTCGCGCCCGAGCGGCTCGGTCTCGAGGGCACCCTCGGGCTGCTCGAGCGCGCGAAGGTCGCGCTCTTCGCGATCGACGAGGCGCACTGCGTGTCGCAGTGGGGCCACGACTTCCGACCCGATTACCTGCGCCTCTCCGTGCTCCACGAGCGCTGGCCCGACGTGCCCCGCATCGCCCTCACGGCGACCGCCACCGAGGCCACCCGCCGCGAGATCGTCGAGCGCCTCGACCTGCGCGGGGCGCGGCAGTTCGTCTCGAGCTTCGACCGCCCCAACATCCAGTACCGCATCGAGCCCAAGAACCAGCCGCTCGCGCAGCTGCTGCAGCTCATCCGCACCGAGCACCCGGGCGACGCGGGCATCGTCTACTGCCTCTCGCGCGCATCCGTCGAGAAGACGGCCGACGCCCTCGTGGCGGAGGGCATCGCTGCGCTGCCGTACCACGCGGGGCTCGATGCGGGCGTGCGCGCGCGCAACCAGGCGCGCTTCCTGCGGGAAGACGGCATCGTCATGGTCGCGACGATCGCGTTCGGCATGGGCATCGACAAGCCCGACGTGCGCTTCGTCGCCCACCTCGACCTGCCGAAGTCGGTCGAGGGCTACTACCAGGAGACCGGTCGCGCGGGCCGCGACGGTCTACCGTCGACCGCCTGGCTCGCCTACGGCCTGCAAGACGTCGTTCAGCAGCGCCGCATGATCCAGGAGTCGGAGGGAGACGCCGCGTTCAAGCGCCGCGCCTCCCAGCACCTGGATGCGATGCTCGCGCTGTGCGAGACGGTCGAGTGCCGCCGTGTGCAGCTGCTGGGGTACTTCGGCCAGGCGTCCGAGCCGTGCGGCAACTGCGACACGTGCCTCGCGCCGCCCGAGGCGTGGGACGGCACCGTGCCGGCGCAGAAGCTCCTGTCGACGATCGTGCGGCTGTACCGCGAGCGCAATCAGCGATTCGGCGCCGGTCACCTCATCGACATCCTGCTCGGCCGCGAGACCGAGCGCGTGCGGCAGCAGCGCCACGACGAGCTGCGCACCTTCGGCATCGGCGGCGAGCTGAGCGAGCAGGAGTGGCGGGGCGTCGTGCGGCAGCTGCTCGCGCAGGGGCTGCTCGCCGTGAACACCGACGGCTACGGCACGCTCGTCATCACCGAGGCGTCGGGCGAGGTGCTGAGCGGATCGCGTCAGGTCATGCTGCGCCGCGAGCCCGAGCGCGCGGTCAAGAAGGCGAAGCGCACGGCCGGCGCGGAGCTCCCGTCGCAGGCGCAACCGCTCTTCGAGCGTCTGCGCTCCTGGCGCGCCGAGGTCGCGCGCGAGCAGGGCGTGCCCGCCTACATCGTCTTCGGCGACGCGACCCTCCGCGGCATCGCCGTCACCGAGCCCGCGACGCTCGAGCAGCTCGCGACCGTCTCGGGCGTCGGTGAGAAGAAGCTCGAGGCCTACGGCGACGCCGTGCTCGCGATCGTCCGCGGCGAAGAGGCGGATGCGGCTCCCGCGGCCCCGGCACCCGCGGTCGCGTCCGTCGCCGCCCGCGCTCGCACGGCATCCGCGCCCGTCTCGGCGCGTGCAGACTCGGCGTACGACGACGACCTCCCGCCCCTCACCGACGACGACGCGCCCCCGCTCTACGAATGA
- a CDS encoding FAD-dependent oxidoreductase, giving the protein MTSLWRAGRPAIPTDPFPEGGKFDHVVVGAGLTGLTTALLLARRGRRVIVLESRDVGAAATGNTTAKLSLLQGVKLQRVKSRNVRPVFQAYVDSQRAAFDWMVDYLESRGVPFDRRPSVTWAETPDQLDALKKEYAAATDAGLPVRWEDGAQLPDPGFGAIVLDDQVQFDPMEVLAQLASDVRELGGVIVEGARVQRLEFGDRTVVHTALGTVSAPTVVLATGTPQLRRGLYWMKVEAQRSYAVALRPPEGAAGTEGTEGTGMFLSAGSPAHSVRWHRGALVVGGAGHGVGRQDDDADPYGELERWAQQHWPGAEPTHRWSAQDYAPFSGIPFVGWMPRTRKRAYLATGYEKWGMTGAVAAAVLLEADLTGKREGWQRVLGMRPTLPQTVGVGLGASAAVFAWYARGYAEAVARVVRARREDDDTRLLPTATIASERGTTEVCLVCPHAGAIVRWNAAEKTWDCPAHGSRFEATGRLIEGPAIDDLATRSRGPREGLGRVRETGAATSSRPSAS; this is encoded by the coding sequence ATGACGTCACTCTGGCGAGCCGGACGCCCCGCGATCCCGACCGACCCCTTCCCCGAGGGCGGCAAGTTCGACCACGTCGTGGTCGGCGCCGGCCTCACGGGCCTCACGACCGCGCTGCTGCTCGCCCGCCGCGGACGCCGCGTCATCGTGCTCGAGTCGCGCGACGTGGGCGCAGCCGCGACGGGGAACACGACCGCGAAGCTGAGCCTGCTGCAGGGGGTCAAGCTGCAGCGCGTGAAGAGCCGCAACGTGCGCCCCGTCTTCCAGGCCTACGTCGACAGTCAGCGCGCCGCGTTCGACTGGATGGTCGACTACCTCGAGAGCCGCGGCGTGCCGTTCGACCGCCGCCCCTCGGTCACGTGGGCCGAGACGCCCGACCAGCTCGACGCCCTCAAGAAGGAGTACGCGGCGGCGACGGATGCGGGCCTCCCCGTGCGCTGGGAGGACGGCGCCCAGCTCCCCGACCCCGGCTTCGGGGCGATCGTGCTCGACGACCAGGTGCAGTTCGACCCCATGGAGGTGCTCGCGCAACTCGCCTCCGACGTGCGGGAGCTGGGCGGCGTCATCGTCGAGGGCGCCCGCGTTCAGCGGCTCGAGTTCGGCGACCGCACCGTCGTGCACACCGCCCTCGGCACCGTGTCGGCGCCGACCGTCGTACTCGCGACCGGAACCCCGCAGCTGCGGCGCGGCCTCTACTGGATGAAGGTCGAGGCGCAGCGCAGCTACGCCGTCGCGCTCCGCCCGCCCGAGGGCGCGGCGGGCACCGAGGGCACCGAGGGCACCGGCATGTTCCTCAGCGCCGGAAGCCCCGCGCACAGCGTCCGCTGGCATCGCGGTGCGCTCGTCGTCGGCGGCGCGGGCCACGGCGTCGGCCGCCAGGACGACGACGCCGACCCCTACGGCGAGCTCGAGCGATGGGCGCAGCAGCACTGGCCGGGCGCCGAGCCGACCCACCGCTGGTCGGCCCAGGACTACGCGCCCTTCTCGGGCATCCCGTTCGTCGGATGGATGCCGCGCACGCGCAAGCGCGCCTACCTCGCGACCGGCTACGAGAAGTGGGGCATGACGGGCGCCGTCGCGGCCGCCGTGCTGCTCGAGGCCGACCTCACGGGCAAGCGCGAGGGCTGGCAGCGCGTGCTCGGGATGCGGCCCACCCTCCCGCAGACGGTCGGCGTGGGTCTCGGCGCGAGCGCCGCCGTGTTCGCGTGGTACGCCCGCGGCTACGCCGAGGCCGTGGCCCGCGTCGTGCGTGCCCGCCGCGAGGACGACGACACGCGACTGCTGCCGACGGCGACCATCGCATCCGAGCGCGGAACGACCGAGGTGTGCCTCGTGTGCCCGCACGCGGGCGCGATCGTGCGCTGGAACGCGGCCGAGAAGACGTGGGACTGCCCCGCGCACGGCTCGCGTTTCGAGGCGACCGGCCGGCTCATCGAGGGCCCCGCGATCGACGACCTCGCAACGCGAAGCCGAGGCCCCCGGGAGGGCCTCGGCCGCGTGCGCGAGACGGGTGCCGCTACTTCTTCGCGGCCTTCTGCTTCCTGA
- a CDS encoding flotillin family protein, producing the protein MSENVTVFAVIAIVVVVLAIFAFIAGRIKRVPPNSAMVVVGRGAGGKVAEPDAGQRVVIGGRVFIWPILQQGFLVSLEQRQIGIAVEGVDKNFIKLAIQASVNFKVSGTAEGVRRAAQRFLSQQNSLTQIIQQSLEGSLRSIIGNMPIQEIISNRNALSEAVVEATKADLAEQGLQVDLLNISDISTPGTSYLADLGRAEAALARQNAEVKEAETQRAAEFARIEAAEQIAERQKALSLKQAAIKAETDRANAEANAAGQLATAEQDKVVAAQQREALAEQARVEQERLDITVRKPAEAEAYATVQAANAERDAANAATEADAFKRTKIAEANKVAAVQDAEAAAEAVRLAGIAERDKQVALAAGIRAEGEARAAAIAAEGLAEAQAIDAKAEALKKYGEAALASEIIARLPDITRAVAEPLASIGNLTVVSTDGASAVTKTVGQVASEVPAVVKNLTGLDLSALLGGVAGATLGANGGGSAPSPKRGGAKPATGAAES; encoded by the coding sequence ATCAGCGAGAACGTCACCGTCTTCGCCGTCATCGCGATCGTCGTCGTCGTGCTCGCGATCTTCGCGTTCATCGCCGGCCGCATCAAGCGCGTGCCGCCGAACTCGGCCATGGTCGTCGTCGGCCGCGGCGCCGGCGGCAAGGTCGCCGAGCCGGATGCCGGACAGCGCGTCGTCATCGGCGGCCGCGTCTTCATCTGGCCGATCCTGCAGCAGGGCTTCCTCGTGTCGCTCGAGCAGCGCCAGATCGGCATCGCCGTCGAGGGCGTCGACAAGAACTTCATCAAGCTCGCCATCCAGGCGTCGGTGAACTTCAAGGTCTCGGGCACCGCCGAGGGCGTGCGCCGCGCCGCCCAGCGCTTCCTCTCGCAGCAGAACTCGCTGACCCAGATCATCCAGCAGTCGCTCGAGGGCTCGCTGCGCTCCATCATCGGCAACATGCCGATCCAGGAGATCATCTCGAACCGCAACGCGCTGTCGGAGGCCGTGGTCGAGGCCACGAAGGCCGACCTCGCCGAGCAGGGCCTCCAGGTCGACCTGCTCAACATCTCCGACATCTCGACGCCCGGCACGAGCTACCTCGCCGACCTCGGTCGTGCGGAGGCCGCCCTCGCCCGTCAGAACGCCGAGGTCAAGGAGGCCGAGACGCAGCGCGCCGCCGAGTTCGCGCGCATCGAGGCGGCCGAGCAGATCGCCGAGCGTCAGAAGGCGCTGAGCCTCAAGCAGGCCGCGATCAAGGCCGAGACCGACCGCGCGAACGCCGAGGCGAACGCCGCCGGTCAGCTCGCGACCGCCGAGCAGGACAAGGTCGTCGCCGCCCAGCAGCGCGAGGCCCTCGCCGAGCAGGCGCGTGTGGAGCAGGAGCGCCTCGACATCACGGTGCGCAAGCCCGCGGAGGCCGAGGCCTACGCCACGGTGCAGGCGGCGAACGCCGAGCGCGACGCGGCCAACGCCGCGACCGAGGCCGACGCCTTCAAGCGCACCAAGATCGCCGAGGCGAACAAGGTCGCGGCCGTGCAGGACGCGGAGGCTGCGGCGGAGGCCGTGCGCCTTGCCGGTATCGCCGAGCGGGACAAGCAGGTCGCCCTCGCCGCCGGTATCCGCGCAGAGGGTGAGGCGCGCGCCGCGGCGATCGCCGCCGAGGGTCTCGCCGAAGCCCAGGCGATCGACGCCAAGGCCGAGGCGCTCAAGAAGTACGGCGAGGCGGCCCTCGCATCCGAGATCATCGCGCGCCTGCCCGACATCACGCGGGCCGTCGCCGAGCCGCTCGCCTCGATCGGCAACCTCACCGTCGTCTCGACGGATGGCGCCTCCGCCGTCACGAAGACGGTCGGCCAGGTCGCGAGCGAGGTGCCCGCGGTCGTCAAGAACCTCACGGGTCTCGACCTGTCGGCGCTGCTCGGCGGCGTCGCGGGCGCGACGCTCGGCGCGAACGGCGGCGGCAGCGCGCCCTCGCCGAAGCGCGGCGGCGCGAAGCCGGCCACGGGGGCAGCCGAGAGCTGA
- a CDS encoding intradiol ring-cleavage dioxygenase, whose product MIHIPEPDLTPDGPRYQGRPLARSDEEVVDQGATFDVATLLTRRRMLSLVGMGAGAAILAACAPAPTTTSSPTASGSAGADEIPDETAGPYPGDGSNGPDVLERSGIVRSDIRSSIGGGATADGVPLAFTLTVTDMANGDAPFAGVAVYAWHCDAEGRYSMYSDGVEDETYLRGVQVADADGRVAFTSIFPACYTGRWPHIHFEVYPDVEAITDAGNAIAISQLALPEAACAAVYADPRYDGSARNLSQVTLASDNVFGDDGGALQLATVSGSVERGYEASLLVRVDTRTPVASGSATGSGGMPGRPGGGPGEPPGDAPPRS is encoded by the coding sequence ATGATCCACATCCCGGAACCCGACCTCACCCCCGACGGACCCCGCTACCAGGGGCGGCCGCTGGCGCGATCCGACGAGGAGGTCGTCGACCAGGGTGCGACCTTCGACGTCGCGACGCTGCTCACGCGGCGACGGATGCTGAGCCTCGTGGGCATGGGAGCGGGCGCTGCGATCCTCGCCGCCTGCGCGCCCGCCCCGACCACGACGTCGTCGCCGACCGCATCCGGGTCCGCGGGTGCGGACGAGATCCCCGACGAGACAGCGGGCCCCTACCCGGGCGACGGCTCGAACGGCCCCGACGTGCTCGAGCGCTCGGGCATCGTGCGCTCCGACATCCGCTCGAGCATCGGCGGCGGTGCGACGGCCGACGGTGTGCCGCTCGCCTTCACCCTCACGGTGACCGACATGGCGAACGGCGACGCGCCCTTCGCGGGCGTCGCCGTCTACGCGTGGCACTGCGACGCCGAGGGGCGCTACTCGATGTACTCCGACGGCGTCGAGGACGAGACCTACCTGCGCGGGGTGCAGGTCGCGGATGCCGACGGCCGCGTGGCCTTCACGTCGATCTTCCCCGCCTGCTACACGGGCCGATGGCCGCACATCCACTTCGAGGTCTACCCCGACGTCGAGGCGATCACGGATGCCGGCAACGCGATCGCGATCTCGCAGCTCGCGCTCCCCGAGGCCGCATGCGCCGCGGTCTACGCCGACCCGCGCTACGACGGCTCCGCGCGCAACCTCTCACAGGTGACCCTCGCATCCGACAACGTGTTCGGCGACGATGGGGGCGCGCTGCAGCTGGCGACGGTGAGCGGGAGCGTGGAGCGCGGCTACGAGGCGTCGCTGCTCGTGCGCGTCGACACCCGCACACCGGTCGCCTCCGGCTCCGCGACCGGGTCGGGTGGCATGCCCGGTCGTCCGGGCGGAGGCCCGGGTGAGCCGCCGGGCGACGCCCCGCCGCGCTCCTGA
- a CDS encoding NfeD family protein has protein sequence MLPFLIVGGIGLLLVVFSLVFDEILDFLDGALSGTAVGSALTVFGASGAVAIANGLPDWSAYLISAVIGVIVFIGVQVLIRSLRRSEDGTPSSPVGLYGVTRSTVTTTSGEVSLDGPHEIETRLAFADETIPRDTRIRVIELQGSRVRIERAVPVADQPPAAEPPAADS, from the coding sequence ATGCTCCCCTTCCTCATCGTCGGCGGAATCGGACTGCTGCTCGTCGTCTTCTCGCTCGTGTTCGACGAGATCCTCGACTTCCTCGACGGCGCGCTCTCCGGCACCGCCGTCGGCAGCGCGCTCACGGTGTTCGGCGCCTCGGGCGCCGTCGCGATCGCGAACGGCCTGCCCGACTGGTCGGCGTACCTCATCTCGGCCGTCATCGGCGTCATCGTGTTCATCGGCGTGCAGGTGCTCATCCGCAGCCTCCGCCGCAGCGAGGACGGCACCCCGAGCTCGCCCGTCGGCCTCTACGGAGTCACCCGCTCGACCGTGACGACGACGTCCGGCGAGGTGAGCCTCGACGGCCCGCACGAGATCGAGACGCGACTCGCGTTCGCCGACGAGACCATCCCGCGCGACACGCGCATCCGGGTCATCGAGCTGCAGGGCTCGCGCGTGCGCATCGAGCGCGCCGTGCCGGTTGCCGACCAGCCGCCCGCCGCCGAGCCGCCCGCAGCCGACAGCTGA
- a CDS encoding neutral zinc metallopeptidase — protein MTFNEGSDISKGRARRRTGGIAVGGGAGVIGLIVVLVGAFTGFDLTPLLGGGTGGGGGGQDSSLEQCQTGEDANTNLDCRMQGAAAFLDSYWTDQFETGYRASEVILFTGSTNTGCGGATSAVGPFYCPPDEMIYLDTGFFDELTSRFGANGGPAAQLYVIAHEWGHHIQNITGRMDGLDTSQTGPTSDGVRLELQADCYAGAALGAAETTEDENGVPFLDPLTDAEWADALSAASAVGDDSIQEQTQGQVTPETWTHGASEQRQRWFQAGRTGGWTACDTFAASGSSL, from the coding sequence ATGACGTTCAACGAGGGCTCCGACATCAGCAAGGGTCGCGCACGCCGGCGCACGGGCGGCATCGCGGTCGGCGGCGGGGCCGGCGTCATCGGCCTCATCGTCGTGCTCGTGGGCGCGTTCACGGGGTTCGACCTCACGCCGCTTCTCGGCGGGGGCACGGGCGGCGGCGGCGGCGGGCAGGACTCGTCGCTCGAGCAGTGCCAGACCGGCGAGGACGCCAACACGAACCTCGACTGCCGCATGCAGGGAGCGGCCGCGTTCCTCGACAGCTACTGGACCGACCAGTTCGAGACCGGCTACCGGGCCTCCGAGGTGATCCTCTTCACGGGCTCCACGAACACCGGATGCGGCGGCGCGACGAGCGCGGTCGGCCCGTTCTACTGCCCGCCCGACGAGATGATCTACCTCGACACCGGCTTCTTCGACGAGCTCACGAGCCGCTTCGGTGCGAACGGCGGCCCGGCCGCGCAGCTCTACGTCATCGCGCATGAGTGGGGCCACCACATCCAGAACATCACGGGCCGCATGGACGGCCTCGACACCTCCCAGACGGGCCCGACCTCCGACGGCGTGCGACTCGAGCTGCAGGCCGACTGCTACGCGGGTGCGGCGCTCGGCGCGGCCGAGACGACGGAGGACGAGAACGGCGTGCCGTTCCTCGACCCGCTCACCGACGCGGAGTGGGCGGATGCGCTGAGCGCGGCATCCGCTGTCGGCGACGACAGCATCCAGGAGCAGACGCAGGGCCAGGTGACGCCCGAGACGTGGACGCACGGCGCGAGCGAGCAGCGGCAGCGCTGGTTCCAGGCGGGCCGCACGGGCGGCTGGACGGCGTGCGACACCTTCGCCGCGAGCGGCTCGTCGCTCTGA
- a CDS encoding 1-acyl-sn-glycerol-3-phosphate acyltransferase, with translation MRFVSRLLLAPLARLVFRPRVIGRRNVPKRGGVILASNHLAFIDSIVLTLVARRSVSFMAKSAYFTGRGLKGRLQRAFFSGVGAVPVERGAGSAAQDALDAGLRVLEAGDAFSIYPEGTRSRDGRLYRGRTGVAWLALTAGVPVVPVGLIGTDRMQPGGKGPIRFARVTVEFGEPIDLSSFGPATSGRARREATDAVMAAIQRLSGQEEAGVYNEPPPATVRERVGRILHPERR, from the coding sequence ATGCGTTTCGTCAGCCGGCTGCTCCTCGCTCCACTGGCCCGGCTCGTGTTCCGCCCGCGCGTGATCGGCCGCCGCAACGTGCCGAAGCGCGGTGGCGTCATCCTCGCCTCCAACCACCTCGCGTTCATCGACAGCATCGTGCTGACGCTCGTCGCCCGCCGCTCGGTCTCGTTCATGGCGAAGTCGGCCTACTTCACCGGCCGCGGCCTGAAGGGCCGCCTGCAGCGCGCGTTTTTCAGCGGCGTCGGCGCCGTGCCGGTCGAGCGCGGCGCGGGCTCCGCGGCGCAGGACGCGCTCGACGCGGGCCTCCGCGTGCTCGAGGCGGGCGACGCGTTCTCGATCTACCCCGAGGGCACCCGCTCGCGCGACGGCCGTCTCTACCGCGGCCGCACGGGCGTCGCGTGGCTCGCGCTCACGGCGGGCGTGCCCGTCGTGCCCGTGGGCCTCATCGGCACCGATCGGATGCAGCCGGGCGGCAAGGGACCCATCCGCTTTGCGCGCGTCACGGTCGAGTTCGGCGAGCCGATCGACCTCTCGTCCTTCGGCCCCGCCACCTCGGGACGCGCCCGGCGCGAGGCGACGGATGCCGTCATGGCCGCCATCCAGCGCCTCTCCGGCCAGGAGGAGGCGGGCGTCTACAACGAGCCGCCGCCCGCGACCGTGCGCGAGCGCGTGGGCCGCATCCTGCACCCCGAGCGCCGCTGA